One Desulfobulbaceae bacterium genomic window, GAACTCAGAACAGGTATTCCTGAAGTGATATTCGGAGAAAATAAGAGTGCTGAGCAGATCGTTGGTATTGCGCGCAGCATGTTGTGCGGAACTTCTGTGGTTATGGCAACACGCGTTGCTGAGGAGAAAGCAAAGGTTGTGTGTGCCGCTTTGCCAGAGCTTGAATATCATCAACAGGCACGAATGATAGGTGGTAATAA contains:
- a CDS encoding 1-(5-phosphoribosyl)-5-amino-4-imidazole-carboxylate carboxylase; its protein translation is MDEQTILKILERVHAGEIAIEEALSELKGWPQGQCKFANLDHNRELRTGIPEVIFGENKSAEQIVGIARSMLCGTSVVMATRVAEEKAKVVCAALPELEYHQQARMIGGN